A genomic segment from Aegilops tauschii subsp. strangulata cultivar AL8/78 chromosome 1, Aet v6.0, whole genome shotgun sequence encodes:
- the LOC109770187 gene encoding uncharacterized protein, whose translation MEHSGVPETQRGVVARKAEQSSYLSQRPVHLYLHPSSSPDLLSRPKKKRPPKIPVKEDFEIIWKSFVEDSLLYDTYPSARRSGQQPEDISHGSSRIWVMDETSISQSRLEMERQVITQGGFSKMYNQYLLPNRKRAWAGGNDEKFMQDNSLYVAKLSTLKLYFVMLKNVKETV comes from the exons ATGGAGCACTCCGGTGTTCCGGAGACTCAGCGGGGGGTGGTGGCGAGGAAGGCAGAACAATCTTCCTACCTCTCCCAGCGCCCCGTCCACCTCTACCTGCACCCCTCTTCTTCCCCCGACCTCCTCTCTCGGCCAAAGAAGAAGCGTCCACCGAAG ATTCCAGTGAAAGAGGATTTTGAGATCATCTGGAAGAGCTTTGTCGAGGACTCATTGTTGTACGACACGTACCCTAGTGCTCGACGCTCTGGCCAACAGCCAGAGGACATTTCGCATGGCAGCAGCCGCATCTGGGTCATGGATGAGACAAGCATCTCGCAGTCGCGCCTAGAGATGGAGCGACAGGTGATCACgcagggtggcttctccaagatgTACAACCAATACTTGCTGCCAAACAGGAAGCGAGCGTGGGCCGGCGGCAATGATGAGAAGTTCATGCAGGACAACTCGCTGTATGTGGCAAAGCTATCGACGTTGAAGCTCTACTTTGTCATGCTCAAGAATGTTAAGGAGACCGTGTGA